A genomic stretch from Arthrobacter sp. KBS0702 includes:
- a CDS encoding macrolide 2'-phosphotransferase produces MRRKPIELAAVATAAVPGLTPTAVSSAPDDPADFDSALLLDTEGKRWRVRSPRHAEASARLETEFLVLRAFAPGIRAELPFLMPTVAGTVRQGELSTFVYSHLSGATRSVEELSEGSSALAKEIGAALAAIHDLPHSLVSNADLPSYTPNEFRQRRLNELDQAATTGKIPPLLLRRWEHALEDVSLWRFNPSVVHGDLHEDNLMVDGDRVTAVTGWTDLRIGDPADDMAWLVASNDQDFVDTVLAQYSSSRRDAPDAHLLRRAALSAEFALAQYLVKGLAAGDQDMTDEAESMLAVLAEDVAEHGGQPISVEPLPRPAVTVQPIGPETEGTAPGPDPLPASGAVAAVHVTPIPRDEDQSAADESPADESAADESPADESAADGPATADDTSTTALTVVPAKQD; encoded by the coding sequence GTGAGAAGAAAACCAATCGAACTGGCAGCAGTAGCAACGGCGGCAGTCCCCGGCCTGACCCCGACTGCCGTGAGCTCCGCGCCCGACGATCCGGCGGACTTCGACTCCGCCCTTCTCCTGGACACCGAAGGCAAGCGCTGGCGGGTGCGTTCACCCCGGCACGCCGAGGCGAGTGCGCGGCTGGAAACCGAGTTCCTGGTGCTGCGCGCCTTCGCCCCCGGCATCCGCGCCGAACTCCCGTTCCTGATGCCGACCGTGGCGGGCACCGTCCGGCAGGGCGAGCTCAGCACCTTCGTCTACTCCCACCTGTCCGGGGCAACCCGCTCGGTCGAGGAACTCAGCGAGGGCTCCTCCGCGCTGGCGAAGGAAATCGGCGCCGCCCTCGCGGCCATCCACGACCTCCCGCACTCGCTGGTCAGCAACGCCGACCTGCCGAGCTACACGCCGAATGAGTTCCGCCAGCGCAGGCTCAATGAACTCGACCAGGCGGCAACGACGGGAAAGATCCCGCCCCTGCTGCTGCGCCGCTGGGAACACGCGCTGGAGGACGTGTCGCTGTGGCGCTTCAACCCCAGCGTGGTGCACGGCGACCTCCATGAGGACAACCTCATGGTCGACGGCGACCGGGTCACAGCGGTGACCGGCTGGACGGACCTGCGCATCGGCGACCCGGCCGACGATATGGCCTGGCTGGTCGCGTCCAACGACCAGGACTTTGTGGACACGGTGCTTGCGCAATACTCCTCCAGCCGCCGGGACGCGCCCGACGCGCACCTGCTGCGCCGCGCAGCATTGTCCGCGGAGTTCGCCCTGGCCCAGTACCTGGTCAAGGGGCTCGCGGCAGGGGACCAGGACATGACGGACGAGGCGGAGTCGATGCTGGCGGTGCTGGCCGAGGACGTCGCCGAGCACGGCGGGCAGCCGATCAGCGTGGAACCGTTGCCCCGGCCGGCCGTGACCGTACAACCGATCGGTCCGGAGACCGAGGGCACGGCGCCCGGCCCGGACCCGCTGCCCGCCAGCGGCGCCGTGGCAGCCGTCCACGTCACGCCGATCCCCCGCGATGAGGACCAGAGCGCAGCCGACGAGAGCCCGGCCGACGAGAGCGCAGCCGACGAGAGCCCGGCCGACGAGAGCGCAGCCGACGGCCCGGCCACAGCGGATGACACCTCGACGACGGCCCTCACGGTCGTTCCGGCGAAGCAGGACTAG
- a CDS encoding MFS transporter: MTDQTAMVLERNRAPLGASYWKLWTSSGLSNLADGVFKIALPLLAIQLTQSPTLIAGLSVAATLPWLVFALTAGALADRLDRRKLMLWANLGRGLLPAALVAVLLLDFGSIWALYVVALMVGVAETLYDTSAQSIMPQVVHRDQLSRANGRLYAVELTANQFVGPPLGGLLVAVGLVAGLAVPAALWLAAVGCLFLVPGSFRMEREQKTTLRFDIGEGLRFLWHQKVLRTLAVMTGVFNFASSAAFAVLVLFAVGPTSEMKLSEAGFGLLLTASALGAFIGSFTSEWAEARLGRSKSLMLTIFGCALFVGAPAMTNNPYVLGPILFVGGILIVLWNVITVSLRQRITPNRLLGRVNSAYRLLAWGTMPLGAAAGGLLAQWLGLQAMFGIMGVLTLALLAMMPILTDKAIAAADVES, encoded by the coding sequence ATGACCGATCAAACCGCGATGGTGTTGGAACGGAACCGTGCGCCCCTGGGCGCGTCCTACTGGAAACTCTGGACCTCGTCCGGGCTGTCCAACCTCGCGGACGGGGTCTTCAAGATCGCCCTGCCGCTGCTGGCCATTCAGCTCACGCAGTCACCCACGCTGATTGCCGGGCTGAGCGTGGCGGCGACACTTCCCTGGCTTGTCTTCGCTCTGACTGCCGGAGCGCTGGCCGACCGGCTGGACCGGCGCAAGCTCATGCTGTGGGCCAACCTCGGCCGGGGACTGCTGCCCGCCGCCCTGGTCGCCGTCCTCCTGCTGGATTTCGGCTCCATCTGGGCCCTGTATGTTGTCGCCTTGATGGTCGGCGTGGCCGAAACGCTCTACGACACCTCCGCGCAGTCGATCATGCCCCAAGTGGTGCACCGGGATCAGCTTTCGCGTGCCAACGGCCGCCTCTACGCCGTCGAGCTCACCGCCAATCAGTTTGTTGGCCCTCCGCTGGGCGGACTGCTGGTGGCCGTGGGCCTCGTTGCAGGTCTTGCCGTGCCGGCGGCGCTGTGGCTTGCCGCCGTCGGTTGCCTGTTCCTGGTCCCCGGGAGTTTCCGCATGGAGCGGGAACAAAAGACAACTTTGCGTTTCGATATCGGCGAGGGGTTGCGGTTCCTCTGGCACCAGAAGGTCCTCCGCACGCTCGCGGTCATGACGGGAGTGTTCAACTTCGCATCCAGCGCCGCTTTCGCCGTCCTGGTGCTTTTTGCCGTGGGGCCGACGTCGGAAATGAAACTGTCCGAGGCGGGGTTCGGCCTGCTGCTCACGGCGTCCGCCCTCGGCGCCTTCATTGGTTCCTTCACCTCCGAGTGGGCGGAGGCCAGGCTGGGCAGGTCGAAGTCCCTAATGCTCACGATTTTCGGGTGCGCGCTCTTCGTGGGCGCACCTGCCATGACCAATAATCCCTACGTCCTGGGCCCGATCCTCTTCGTGGGCGGCATCCTGATCGTGCTCTGGAACGTCATCACCGTATCCCTGCGCCAGCGCATCACTCCCAACCGCCTGCTGGGCAGAGTCAACAGTGCCTACCGCCTGCTGGCCTGGGGCACCATGCCACTCGGTGCCGCGGCAGGCGGCTTGCTGGCCCAGTGGCTGGGCCTTCAAGCCATGTTCGGCATCATGGGCGTCCTCACCCTCGCGCTGCTCGCGATGATGCCCATCCTCACCGACAAGGCAATTGCCGCAGCCGACGTCGAATCCTGA
- a CDS encoding transcriptional regulator, producing the protein MKEHTSAEEERPAASAREIKALAHPLRLRILRLCGLHELTNKQLADRLGQDPGTMLYHVRQLLSTGFLEPAEVRTGESGALEKPYRSTGRSWHLDAALGEAGPDGPLAPVDAFREELTDAGPDALASLSRFVLHLSESDAEDLLTRVHAVLSEYTASDRQRSEQPAYGGIFVLHRSSD; encoded by the coding sequence ATGAAAGAGCACACAAGCGCGGAGGAAGAAAGGCCAGCCGCAAGCGCCCGGGAAATCAAGGCGCTGGCCCATCCGCTGCGCTTGCGGATCCTGCGCCTGTGCGGGCTCCACGAGCTGACCAACAAGCAGCTCGCCGACCGGCTGGGCCAGGATCCGGGGACCATGCTCTATCACGTGCGGCAATTGCTCTCCACCGGGTTCCTTGAACCCGCGGAAGTCCGCACGGGAGAAAGTGGTGCGCTGGAGAAGCCGTATCGTTCCACCGGGCGGTCCTGGCATCTGGACGCCGCACTGGGTGAGGCTGGTCCGGACGGTCCGCTGGCACCGGTGGACGCGTTTCGGGAAGAATTGACGGACGCGGGGCCGGACGCACTCGCCAGCCTCTCCCGCTTTGTCCTGCACCTCTCCGAGTCCGACGCCGAAGACCTCCTCACGCGCGTCCACGCGGTGCTGAGCGAATACACCGCCAGCGACCGGCAGCGGTCGGAGCAACCCGCCTACGGCGGCATCTTTGTCCTGCACCGGTCGTCGGACTAG